One window from the genome of Candidatus Didemnitutus sp. encodes:
- a CDS encoding DNA-3-methyladenine glycosylase, protein MARVISPEKWQGRGTVGLARALLGKVLVRTTAAGREERVIVETEAYVGERDLACHASKGRTPRTQVMFGSGGVWYVYLCYGIHEMLNLVTGPAGFPAAILIRGVSGAIGPGRVTKQLRIDRALNAAPAAPSSGLHLEDHGIVIPPGKIVRGPRVGIDYAGPIWAAKPWRFRLAPEDIRRLVPRA, encoded by the coding sequence ATGGCGCGCGTGATTTCCCCCGAAAAATGGCAGGGCCGAGGGACCGTGGGCTTGGCGCGCGCCCTCCTCGGCAAGGTGCTCGTGCGAACAACCGCTGCGGGGCGCGAAGAACGGGTAATCGTTGAGACGGAGGCTTATGTGGGAGAGCGCGATCTCGCGTGCCACGCCAGCAAGGGCCGCACGCCACGGACGCAGGTGATGTTCGGCTCCGGCGGCGTCTGGTATGTTTACCTGTGCTACGGGATTCACGAGATGCTGAATCTCGTGACGGGTCCGGCAGGTTTTCCCGCGGCGATTCTCATTCGCGGCGTCTCGGGTGCGATCGGGCCGGGGCGCGTGACGAAACAACTTCGCATTGATCGCGCACTCAACGCCGCGCCGGCTGCGCCATCGAGCGGGCTGCATCTCGAGGATCACGGTATCGTGATTCCTCCGGGGAAAATCGTCCGAGGTCCGCGCGTGGGCATCGACTACGCGGGGCCGATCTGGGCCGCGAAGCCGTGGCGCTTTCGCCTCGCGCCGGAAGATATTCGCCGGCTGGTGCCGCGCGCTTGA
- a CDS encoding diaminopimelate epimerase, whose protein sequence is MRFHKYHALGNDYLVMNPADHPRWTAPSSEQIRTICHRNYGAGSDGILWGPIRTARASFGLRIFNPDGSEAEKSGNGLRIFARYLFDQKKVGDIPFTIETAGGVVEAVVRDGGKSITIAMGRVSFSSERIPVAGPQREVVNEKMAIQDREFTFTAATIGNPHCVIPLDEISESLARRYGPVIEIHANFPKRTNVQFLKIIDRANIQIEIWERGAGYTLASGSSSSAAAAAAHRLGFVDRDVTVHMPGGQIRIEIGDEFSIRMTGPVIRVGEGQLDPELFAVKV, encoded by the coding sequence ATGCGCTTCCACAAATATCACGCCTTGGGCAACGACTACCTCGTCATGAATCCAGCCGATCACCCGCGCTGGACCGCACCGAGCTCCGAGCAGATTCGCACCATCTGCCACCGCAACTACGGCGCCGGCTCAGACGGAATTCTCTGGGGTCCGATCCGCACCGCCCGCGCGTCGTTCGGTCTGCGCATCTTCAACCCCGACGGCTCTGAGGCCGAAAAATCCGGCAACGGGCTCCGCATCTTCGCCCGCTATCTGTTCGATCAGAAGAAGGTCGGCGACATCCCTTTCACCATCGAGACTGCTGGCGGTGTCGTGGAGGCGGTCGTGCGCGACGGCGGCAAATCGATCACGATCGCGATGGGGAGAGTTTCGTTCTCCAGCGAGCGCATTCCTGTCGCCGGACCGCAGCGGGAGGTCGTGAACGAAAAAATGGCGATCCAGGACCGGGAGTTCACATTCACCGCAGCGACAATCGGCAACCCGCACTGCGTGATACCGCTGGACGAGATTTCCGAGTCCCTCGCCCGCCGCTATGGACCGGTGATCGAGATCCATGCCAATTTTCCGAAGCGCACCAACGTGCAGTTCCTCAAGATCATCGATCGAGCCAACATTCAGATCGAAATCTGGGAGCGCGGCGCCGGTTACACTCTCGCCTCCGGCAGCAGTTCGAGCGCGGCCGCTGCGGCGGCACATCGCTTGGGTTTCGTCGATCGCGATGTCACCGTGCACATGCCCGGCGGCCAAATTCGCATCGAGATCGGGGATGAGTTTTCGATCAGGATGACGGGGCCGGTGATTCGTGTCGGCGAGGGGCAGCTCGATCCAGAGCTGTTCGCCGTAAAGGTCTGA
- the rpmA gene encoding 50S ribosomal protein L27: protein MAHKKGQGTSSNGRDSHSKRLGVKVFGGQKILAGGIIVRQRGSKHHAGDGVGTGRDWTLFALRDGTVQFDKAHRKVNVV from the coding sequence ATGGCTCACAAGAAAGGTCAGGGAACATCCAGCAACGGCCGCGACAGCCACTCCAAGCGTCTTGGTGTGAAGGTCTTCGGCGGCCAGAAGATCCTCGCCGGCGGCATCATCGTCCGTCAGCGCGGCTCCAAGCACCACGCCGGCGACGGCGTCGGCACCGGCCGCGATTGGACGCTGTTCGCGCTCCGCGACGGCACCGTCCAGTTCGACAAGGCTCACCGCAAGGTGAACGTCGTCTAA
- the rplU gene encoding 50S ribosomal protein L21 yields MKATIKTQGKQFSVSEGDILIVNRYPKTEAGSTVEITEVLAAGEGENFKVGTPFLSGASVKAKVLENKRGKKVVVFKKKKRKGYEKKRGHRQELSVIKIESISA; encoded by the coding sequence ATGAAAGCCACTATCAAGACACAGGGCAAACAGTTCTCCGTGAGCGAAGGCGACATCCTCATCGTGAACCGCTACCCGAAGACCGAAGCCGGCTCCACGGTGGAAATCACCGAGGTCCTCGCCGCTGGCGAAGGTGAAAACTTCAAGGTCGGCACGCCGTTCCTCTCGGGCGCGTCCGTCAAGGCCAAGGTCCTTGAGAACAAGCGCGGCAAAAAGGTCGTCGTCTTCAAGAAGAAGAAGCGCAAGGGCTACGAAAAGAAGCGTGGCCATCGCCAAGAGCTTTCCGTCATCAAAATCGAATCCATCAGCGCCTAA